The following are encoded together in the Branchiostoma floridae strain S238N-H82 unplaced genomic scaffold, Bfl_VNyyK Sc7u5tJ_1439, whole genome shotgun sequence genome:
- the LOC118407689 gene encoding uncharacterized protein LOC118407689, whose amino-acid sequence MDDWDFLRAARDGDVEKVRRGLEAGVDVNTKDSFGDTFLHEACRRGHDKVVELLIKNGADINVTNRLGETGLHWACRGGHDKVVELLIKNGADVNVTDKYGSTGLHKACGGGNGKVVELLIKNGVDLNVTNKNGDTGLHLACYNGHDKVLELLIKNGADINVTNAYGNTGLHKACLGGHDKFVELLIENGADLNVPNEHGDTGLHEACRGGHDKFVEVLIKNGADLNVTNKNGHTGLHYACEGGHDKVVELLIKNGADLNVTDKDGDTGLHEACRWGRYKVVELLIKNRADLNVANKEGNTGLHYACEGGHAKVVKLLTKNRANLNVANKNNKRPVDVGWGVGRDTQLLLETETRKQAEYSELVSSVGSEEGTTVKLFLCGDGQTGFIVESLWNMRRQFRRRYVFNPTPGVHVTSKTVRGIGRLSLHDFAGQAQFYVTHAMLLRTTNAIFPVVYKITDREDEQKRQVHGWLTFIHCSNADPTCKPRIVLIASHADKLHDKAAGWRRATALVEHYRKLFQESLIVSQVVFLINCLEAGSREIKRVREVLETFRDDILKQRPQVPKVCVRLSEIIEVWKKERKTFPVMGWQEYLEAVRKALSWDFHQERITQLASSYLHDEGEIIYLRPEIDSSVVLDPQWLFTSVFGSLLAPENFPIDKVARTAEDYVTIEELTRVFSAVADIPLLIKLLQDFQLCHTYDDRTFILPSLLQQEMEEAAWSPVSSKAVYFGLQIRGRTEIDSFSCDLFPRLQTLLMQSHPDKLSRPLLWKNSAKCTDGKAESLLQITHDKRQLNVFVRSNDGSREDCNSIMDLLKDMTYRLLHETSPGARSRDMVLSALDIREHRPQPHAYSSEEVEAAAAKGENLVHPKRNVPEKVKNLLLHLGNLRGMLGRVARKRPELVETLRHINPILDHLRADDVINLDDNDRIRAARTPQDAARELLDILEAKGERACVKFHSVLKTCDKFAASLIVEEEMSEEGLQQVRSGFNNRTFDILLSDIR is encoded by the exons ATGGACGATTGGGACTTCCTCCGGGCTGCCCGGGATGGGGATGTAGAGAAAGTCCGGAGGGGGCTGGAGGCAGGAGTGGACGTCAATACAAAGGATTCG ttCGGAGATACATTTCTGCATGAAGCGTGTAGAAGAGGTCatgacaaggttgtggagctACTCATCAAGAACGGAGCTGATATCAATGTGACTAACAGG TTAGGAGAAACAGGTCTGCATTGGGCGTGTAGAGGAGGTCatgacaaggttgtggagctgctcatcaagAACGGGGCTGACGTCAATGTGACTGACAAG tacGGAAGCACAGGTCTGCATAAAGCGTGTGGAGGAGGTAATGGCAAGGTTGTTGAGCTGCTCATCAAGAACGGAGTTGATCTCAACGTGACTAACAAG AACGGAGACACAGGTCTGCATTTAGCGTGTTACAATGGACATGACAAGGTTTTGGAGCTGCTCATCAAGAACGGAGCTGACATCAATGTGACTAATGCG TACGGAAACACAGGTCTGCATAAAGCGTGTTTGGGAGGTCATGACAAGTTTGTGGAGCTGCTCATCGAGAACGGAGCTGATCTCAATGTGCCTAACGAG caCGGAGACACAGGTCTGCATGAAGCGTGTAGAGGAGGTCATGACAAGTTTGTGGAGGTGCTCATCAAGAACGGAGCTGATCTCAATGTGACTAACAAG aatGGACACACAGGTCTGCATTATGCGTGTGAAGGAGGTCatgacaaggttgtggagctgctcatcaagAACGGAGCTGATCTCAATGTGACTGACAAG gaCGGAGACACAGGTCTGCATGAAGCGTGTCGATGGGGTCGTTACAaggttgtggagctgctcatcaagAACAGAGCTGATCTCAATGTGGCTAACAAG GAGGGAAACACAGGTCTGCATTACGCATGTGAAGGAGGTCATGCCAAGGTTGTGAAGCTGCTCACCAAGAACAGAGCTAATCTTAATGTGGCTAACAAG AACAACAAGCGCCCGGTTGACGTTGGTTGGGGAGTGGGCAGAGATACACAGTTATTGCTGGAG ACCGAAACACGGAAGCAGGCGGAGTACAGCGAGCTGGTCTCCTCCGTGGGGTCTGAGGAGGGGACAACAGTCAAACTGTTTCTCTGTGGAGACGGGCAG ACAGGCTTCATCGTGGAGAGTCTCTGGAACATGAGGAGGCAGTTCAGAAGACGATACGTCTTTAACCCCACCCCGGGGGTGCATGTAACCAGTAAAACCGTGCGGGGAATCGGCAGACTCAGTCTGCATGACTTCGCAGGACAAGCGCAGTTCTACGTCACACACGCCATGCTGCTCCGCACCACTAACGCCATCTTCCCTGTCGTCTACAAAATCACGGATAGGGAGGACGAACAGAAACGGCAG GTCCACGGTTGGCTGACATTCATCCACTGCAGTAACGCAGATCCCACTTGCAAACCCCGGATTGTCCTGATCGCCAGCCATGCGGATAAGCTACATGACAAAGCTGCAG GTTGGCGCAGGGCAACAGCTCTAGTGGAACACTACAGAAAACTATTCCAGGAGTCACTAATTGTGTCACAGGTGGTGTTTCTCATCAACTGCCTGGAAGCGGGGTCTCGCGAGATAAAGCGGGTGCGAGAGGTGCTGGAAACATTCAGGGATGACATATTGAAG CAAAGACCACAGGTTCCTAAGGTCTGTGTTCGCTTGTCAGAGATCATTGAAGTTTGGAAGAAGGAGAGGAAGACGTTCCCGGTGATGGGATGGCAGGAATATCTGGAAGCTGTCAGGAAAGCATTATCCTGGGATTTCCATCAGGAACGTATAACACAGCTGGCGTCATCGTACCTACATGATGAAGGGGAG ATAATCTACCTTCGCCCCGAAATTGATTCGTCGGTAGTGCTGGACCCCCAGTGGTTGTTCACATCCGTTTTCGGATCCCTGCTCGCGCCGGAAAACTTCCCTATCGACAAGGTCGCGAGGACTGCCGAAGACTACGTCACCATTGAAGAGCTCACTCGTGTCTTCAGTGCCGTTGCCGACATCCCTCTGCTGATCAAACTCCTCCAGGACTTCCAGCTCTGCCAcacgtacgacgatcgcacctTCATCCTCCCCAGCCTGCTGCAGCAGGAGATGGAAGAGGCGGCGTGGTCTCCTGTGTCCAGCAAGGCTGTCTACTTCGGTCTGCAGATCCGAGGCCGTACGGAGATCGACAGCTTCTCGTGCGACCTGTTCCCGCGGCTGCAGACGCTGCTGATGCAATCACACCCGGACAAGCTCAGCCGGCCTCTCCTGTGGAAGAACAGCGCCAAATGTACCGACGGGAAGGCCGAATCGCTACTGCAGATCACCCATGACAAGAGGCAGCTCAACGTCTTCGTCAGGAGCAACGATGGCAGCAGGGAGGACTGCAACTCCATCATGGACCTCCTGAAGGACATGACGTACCGCCTGCTGCACGAGACCAGCCCCGGAGCCAGGTCACGGGACATGGTGCTCAGCGCCCTGGACATCCGGGAACACAGACCGCAGCCTCACGCCTACAGCAGCGAAGAGGtggaggcggcggcagcaaaggGCGAGAACCTCGTCCATCCTAAGAGGAACGTCCCGGAGAAGGTCAAGAATCTGCTGCTGCATCTCGGTAATCTGAGAG GCATGCTGGGACGGGTAGCCCGGAAGAGGCCGGAGCTGGTGGAGACCTTACGTCACATCAACCCCATCCTGGACCACCTCcgtgctgatgacgtcatcaacttgGACGATAACGATCGCATCCGGGCTGCCAGGACTCCCCAGGATGCAGCGCGCGAGCTGTTGGACATTCTGGAGGCCAAAGGTGAAAGGGCATGTGTCAAGTTCCACTCAGTCCTTAAAACATGTGATAAGTTTGCTGCAAGCCTCATAGTGGAGGAAGAAATGTCTGAGGAGGGCCTACAGCAAGTTAGATCGGGATTCAATAACAGAAcctttgatattttgttatcAGACATTCGTTAG